The DNA segment ACCGACGCGGCACAGCACATATACAACCTCCTGAGACAGTACGGCGCCGAGGCGCTCTGAGCTTCTTATTCTCCTTCCAGACAATGCCTTAACCAAGTTTTTCTTTCAAACTGGCAGGAGCCAAAGCGTGCAATCTAAAATTTGCCCGTGAAGAGGGTTTGGCTTTAAAATAGGCCATTAATCAGGTTTCAACTTTATTCTGGCGTCCAAAGGACGCCTTGTGGGGGTGAAACTCTTCAGAGCTGTAATTGTGGAATAAACCCGTAGCAAAATCGCCCGTTTTAACGTTCACGAACTATAAAATCTGCCCCACAAACAGTCAGAACCTTTTGATGAAACTTTGCGTCAGCAAAGTTTCAATGGTGCCGGGGCGGGGCTTTGAACCCCGGACCTCTCGGTTTCTCAGGCTCCCCCGAAGGGGAGCGGCCCTATGAGCCGAGCGCTCTGACCAGGCTAAGCTACCCCGGCACTGCCCGAGCGCCCGGGTTATACCTTCAGGAGGGCATTTTTAAATCTTTCGATGGACACGAACCCGATGCTCTTTCGCTGGGGAACTGTTTTATAATCCCCCTCCAAAGTTAGGTTCATGATGGGAAGGTTCCTCGCGGCGTTTGCCATCGCGTTCATTGTCATCATCGCGGGCTGCCTCTCGGCCACTCCGGAGACCGGAACGCCCGAAAGTACCGCATACCAATCTACAACTTCAACCACTCCGTTCTCCACTCCAACGCCTGGTTCATCCCCCGCAACCTGGACTAATCCCCTTGTGAGCTGGGAGAACGTGACCGTGTCTCTCCCGGGCCAGGACGCCGAGCTCAGCTGTCCGGGAATCCTCTGGCGCTACATCCTCAGGGATGCACTTTCCTGTATGCTGGGCAGGGAAGAGCTTGAGGTCATATCACCCCTCGCGGAGGAGCTCAAGGGTGAAGACCTCGCCCAGAGTGCCTGGAACGTCCTAGCCTGGGAAGGAGAGTGGCTGAGCTACGACTGGGAGAAGGCCAAACAGCCCTTCGCCAAGGTCATAATATACCCCGACGGAAGAGAGGAGGTCGTTGAGGGGCAGAACAACACCATTCAGACCCCCTACGAGACGATAATGCGGAGAACCGGTATATGCACCGACTACACAGTTCTCACGGATGCCCTGCTCCTGGCCATGAACTACTCGCCGGTCTACGCGATGGCCATAAACCTCACCGATTTGGGGCACGCCACGGCGTTGGTAAAGATAAACGGATGGTACTTCACCCTCGACCAGCACCTCCCGCCCATGGATTTAGGTGCCTACTACCGCTACTGGGAGCGGCAGGGGAGCAGGATAGTTAACGCCACCCTTTACGAGATAACACCGGGCGAAGAGAAGGCCAACGTAAAGGTTCTGGGCGTCGTTGCCGGCGAGGAGTTCCTCAACCAGGACTACACCATGGGTGATGCCGACGCGAGGAATTTAGCCGTTTCCATGATGAATCTGCTCTATGAGGGATTCGGCCTGAAGGCCGACGAATCTCTGAAAAGCCTCTCCGACGGAAAGCTCCCGAGGGGGTACAGGGCCGGCTGGACGTGGGGGGTTACCTACTACAACCTGGCCGACTACTACCACCCCTTCTTCCATGAAGAGTACGCCGAGTGGCTGGTCTCCCAGATGCTTTCTGACCAAGAGTTCGCGGGCTACGTCCAGAAGAGCGACGCGGTCTGGATAGAGGTCCGGATAGAGGGCGAGGATTTAATCCTCACCATCTACCTCGGGAGCTCTTAGAATAGCCCCGGGAGTTCCTTGGATAGCGGGAGTTTCTTCTTCCGCTTCTCCCGTAGTAACCGGAGCGATCACTTTCATACCTCTCGCGGTACTCCCTCGGGATCTCCTCGCTGAGCTCGGACTTCCTTATCTCCACGCCGACTACCTGTGCAATGTAGCGCAGCCTCTTGAACTCACCGGGCATTATGAAGGTTATCGCCCTTCCCCGCTTGCCCATCCTGCCGGTTCTCCCTATCCGGTGGACGTAGTCCTCGGCAGTCATAGGCAGGGAGTAGTTGACGATGTGGCTTATGTCCTGAACGTCGAGGCCCCTCGCCGCAACGTCGGTCGCAACTAAAATCCTTGTTCTCTTCGTCTTGAAGCGCCAGAATGTCCTTTCCCTCGCGTTTTGGCTCATGTCGCCGTTTAGAGCCTCGGCGCTGTAGCCGGCTCTCCTGAGCCTCTCACTCAGCTCCCTGGTTTCCCTCTTGGTGGCGCAGAAGACTATGCCGTAGAAGTCGTTGCCGAGTATCTTCTTCAGCACCGTGAACTTCCACGCTGGGACGACCTCCACGTACTCCTGATCCACCATTTCCGGAACCAACTCGTCGCTGCTGACGCTTATCACCTCATGGTTCTTCATGTAACGCCTCGCGAGCCTTCTAATCTCTGGGGGCATGGTGGCAGAGAACATCAGCACCCTCTTCCTCCGTGGCGTCTCCCTGAAAATCGCCTCTATATCGTCTATGAAGCCCATGTCGAGCATCCTGTCGGCCTCGTCAAGGATGAAGAACTTCACCGAGCTTAAATCGAGAGTTCCGCGCCTTATGTGGTCGAGAACCCTACCGGGAGTTCCAACGATGACGTGGGTTCCCCTCTCAAGGGCCCTTATCTGTGGCCCTATTGGCTGGCCGCCGTAGACGGCATATACGTAAACCCTCTTCCTCCCACGGAGGCTCTTGATCTCGTCCGCCACCTGAAGGGCTAGTTCCCTCGTGGGCGTGAGAATTATCGCCTGAACGGCCCTTATTTTCGGATCGATGGCCTCAATTATAGGGAGCGCAAATGCCGCGGTCTTTCCTGTCCCGGTCTGGGACTGGCCGATTATATCGACGTCACCCGATAGGAGGCGAGGAATGACCTCCCTCTGAATGTCAGTTGGTGTTTCAAAACCCTTCTCTCTAACCGCCACTAACGTGGCCTCGGATAATCCCAATCTTTCAAAACTCATCTTCCTAACTCCTTACGTTGCTCAAACGCATCCCTTCTCAAACGGAACGCGTCGAGAAGAAACGCGGTCTGGCGGGCCGGGGGGGATTCGAACCCCCGACCACGGGATTAAGAGTCCCGCGCTCTAACCATGCTGAGCTACCGGCCCCCAACCCGAAGTCATAGACGGGAGGTTGCTTTATAAATTTTTTGGTTTTGAATAGCTGGCAGGGTGTTGGCCTAAAAATGGGGGTATGACAAAAAAGATATAAACACCTTTCTGTAATGTGAACCCGATGATAACATACGAACACGTTAAGCTCTTGGTTGAAATAGTTGCTTTTGTCTCTCTTACAGGGGCACTCTATCTGTTGATTGCTCTTAGGGGAGTGTTAAAGGACATTTTAGGGACTTCGACAATACGGGGGGTATACATTGGTGGGATAATTTTCTGGTTTGGGTACCTGATAAATGTCCTCAATGATGTTCTCACGCTAAGGTTCCTTAAGATACTGGACGACATTGTGGTCGCCATAGGCATGGTTGTAATAGCATATTCAACTATTTGGGTTAAGCGACAGATAGTAACGCGTGTAAAGCCTAGAGTCGTTCTTGAGGGGGAATCCGGGCTCCAGAGTGGGGCATACCTTACCAAACCGATGCACCCTCCGGATCTTTTGAGGCTTTTATCAGGAAAAAAATTGTTTGCAGTAACAAGAAGCCCCCAAATTTATGAGTCCCTCAATGTTCCTTACATCTGGATAACGAACATAGATCATCCAAAGGCAATCTCCCCCACGAGACTTGCTCCCCTTTTACATGCTATAGTAAAAGGTGCCGATGATAACACATTTGTCATTTTGGACGGGCTTCATTACCTTATAGTTCAGAACGGGTTTGAAGCAACCATCAAATTCCTGGTGTCCCTTAAAGATGCCCTCTCCGAGAAGAGCGCTGGCATTTTACTGATTGTTGACCCGGAAACCTTGGAAAAGAGACACCTTGCGATACTTGAAAGGGAATTCAAGTGGATACTAAGATAAAATGATGCCATTTTAAACCAGCCCTCTGCTACCACAAAATTTATAAAGCCTCTCCGAGCGTTATACTTTGGCAACGCGGGGGTTGCCGAGCCTGGTCAAAGGCGCGGGATTGAGGGTCCCGTCCCGTAGGGGTTCCGGGGTTCAAATCCCCGCCCCCGCACCAGAAACGTTTCTGTCTCGAATTGTCATTTGAATCACAAAATTCTCACAGCCTTTATCGGCCGATAACAAAAAACAGTTAGATTCCCAGAACACACGTCCTAGTTAGCCTGCTATCCAGTTGGAGCCCTATACAGTTCCATTCTACTCAAAACGCCTTTTGGCTCATAAAAATTGAAATATAAAAACGGGTTGGCTCATAAGGAAGTTACCATCCGTATCCATACATCCTCGCCATCAGGTGCCTCTTGATTTGCCTGCCGTAGTAGTAGCCTATGGCCATTCCAACGAGGAGCCCGCCCAGGTGGGCGTAGACGTTGACGCTTGGCAGGATGCTGTTTATCAGGAAGAGCACAAAGGCGTTTATTAACGCCCCCTGCATGTTGCCTCCGACGACGCCCGTTATGAGTATCAGCGCCCCCACTATTCCGAAGAGGGCCCCACTCGCACCGGCGCTGACCGAGTTGGCCGGTAGCAGGAGGAGCGTCAGCAGGTTTCCGGCTAAACCAGAGACGAGGTAGACCATAACGAGCCGTTTAGGCCCGAGGATTCCCTCAAGCTGTCTGCCCATCATCAGGAGGAAGTACATATTGAAGGCTATATGGAGTAGGCCCACGTGCACGAACATCGCGCTGATGAGCTGCCACCACCAGCCGTAGTTGAGGACGGCGTAGTTCCACTGGCCGAGCCTTGCCAAGACCTCGATGCTTATGCTGAGCGGGTTTCCACTGAGTATTGACTCCAAGACGTAGACCGAGACGTTTATCAGAAAGAGGGTGAAGGTGGCCTTCCCGTAGCGGGCAAAATACTTCTCAAGACTCATTTTCCAGCTCCTCCAAGATCATATCAAGCAGGTAGCGGTCGTTGACGGCTATTATGTTGGTCTTGCTCGTTGCGTCAAGTCTGAGCTCCAGCTCCCTTCCGGCCTCGTCCGTGACAATCGCCCCGGCTTCCCTTGCTATGAGCACTCCCGCCGCTATGTCCGTCGTCCTGACATAGTTCCGTATGTCAAGGACGCCGTCGAGAGCTCCTTTAGCAAGGTAAGTCAGCTCAACCGCTATAGCCCCAAGAACGCGAACCCGCTTGACCCTCTCTATCAGCCCGAGACATCTTCCGCGCGTGTAGAAGCTGAGTGCCTCCTTTCCGCGTTCGGGTTTCCTGACTCTTATGGGCTTTCCGTCCATGTAGGCGCCTTCCCCAGGCAGGGCCTCGTAAAACGTCTTTGTGACGAACTCGTATATCGCACCATAGATGGGCTTCCTTCCTTTAAAGACGGCGAAGCTGAAGGCGAATATTGGTATGCCTGCGGCGAAGTTGTACGAGCCGTCTATGGGGTCAACGATGACCGTGTAGTTGCTCCCGTTGTCTATGAAGCCTATCTCCTCGCTGACGACATTAACGCCCAGGGGCTGAAGTCTGCTAAGAACAACGTCTTCAGCCACTTTGTCAACGTATTTGGTAACGTCTCCGCTGACGTTCTCTCCTATCGCCTCCCCCGCCTTGGGAGTGCCGAAGAGGGGCATTACTTCCTTTTCAACCTCCCTCGCGGTTTCGAGGGCGACCTCGTTCCACGGGATTTCCGTATTAATTTCCATACTAACCACCCATCAGCATTATCAGCAGGTTCCTCATTCCCGGCCCGAATCCGAGGATGAACATCGTGAGCTTCACAAAGTTTATCAGATCCGGATCCTCGTCCTTCATCCACCTGTCCAGTATCCACACGATAGGCAGCAGTATCAGAAACTTCTCGGGGTATATAACCGCCGGCGTCCCGAAGGCATCCATAAGCCACCTTGCGAGGACGTGCTGCTCCCAGAAGCCAAGGAACTGGATTCCTACAAATGTGGTTGTAGCGTCGTAGAAGTGGGTGTAAAAGAGGAGCGAGTTGTCCCTAACAAGGGCGAGCTTCTTCGAGACGAACCATATAAAGCCTTCTGCTATTATCAGCGCCGGAATGAAGTACTTGAAGACCTCCGTGTTGAAGTTAACCTTCCCCAGGTTTATTACCAGAACGAAGACCAGTCCACCGAGCAGAACCCAGCCGAAGTCCCGATAGAGAGGATAAAACCTCTCTTCCGGCCCGACGTGCCTCCAGACGACGTAGAGAGAGGCTATCGCAAAGGCCGCTATGACGAAGTAGCCGCCGGGACTGACGGTCAGGTAAGTCCTCGGGAGGATTCCAACGTCGGTCATGCTCCTCATCAGCGGGCCGAGGATTATATACGGAATGAGCGCGCTGAAGAACCTCTCGTCAACCTTTATCCCCATCCGCTTGAGCATGCGGTAGAGGATTATCACAGCTACGCCCAGAATTACAGCGTAGACAACCGTGTTCACGGGGTTGTAACCCTGGTTTTCCTGTATTGGTCTGATGAAGTACTCGTAAAAGAACTCGTAGAGCCCCATTCGACCACCATAGACCGTTGTTCCGATAGCCTTAAAGCTTTTCCCCACCCATATCTATCAGGACGGTGGTTGAGATGCATCTGATGCAACTGCCCAGAGAGGTGTTGCTGGGCGAAAATCTGAAGGGAGAGGCCGTCAACGTCGCGAAGAGGCTTGGCCTGGGCGAGAGAGCCCTGGTTCTCTACGGACCTAGGACAAAAGAGATAGCCGGAAAGGACATCGAGAAGAGCCTCAGGGAGTCGTTCGAGGTGAGCGCGCTGGTAATCCGGGAGGCCAGCATGGAGGAGGTTGGGAGAACCCTTGCTAAAATTGAGGACGATAACACTGACTGGCTCATAGCCGTTGGCGGCGGAAGTATAATCGACGTCGCCAAGCTTGCCTCGTTCAAGGCAGGAGTTCCCTTCATAAGCTTTCCCACCACAGCTTCCCACGACGGCATAGCGAGCGCAAATGCATCCATCAAAGACCTTGGAACCAAAACATCGGTCAAGGCCGTGCCGCCGGTGGCGGTCATAGCCGACGTCAGGGTTATCAAAACCGCCCCCTACCGCTACCTGGCCGCTGGTGTTGGCGACATGATAAGCAACCTGACGGCAGTGAAGGACTGGCAGCTGGCCCACAGGATAAAGGGCGAGTACTACAGCGAGTACGCGGCCTCGCTGTCCCTAATGAGCGCCAAGATGGTTATAAAGAACGCGGACATAATACGTCTCGGCAACGAGGAGAGCGTGAGAAAGGTTGTTAAGGGCCTCATCTCCTGCGGTGTGGCCATGAGCATAGCTGGCTCTTCGAGGCCAGCCAGCGGTGCGGAGCACCTCTTCAGCCACGCGCTCGATGCCATAGCGCCGAAGCCTGCCCTTCACGGCGAGCAGGTCGGCGTTGGGGCCATAATAATGGCCTACCTCCACGGCCTCCGGTGGGAAAAAATTAGGGAAACCTTAAAGAAGGTCGGGGCGCCAACTAACGCATACGAGCTTGGGATCGACCCGGAGTATATAATTGAGGCGTTAACGATTGCCCACACGATACGGCCCGAGAGGTACACAATCCTCGGAAAGGACGGCCTCACGCGAGAAGCCGCCGAAAAGGCCGCTAAAATCACAGGGGTCATCTGAAGATCATCACTCACTACGGAGGTGTTTGGAATGGCAATAATCACGTTAGTTGGGGAAAAGCTGGCAAGACCAGGGGTTGAATTCATATATTACGGCCCGGCAGAACCGTGCAAAACGTGCAAATTAGCTGGAGTCTGCGTTGGAAACCTCGAACCCGGCAGGAGGTATAAAATTCTCAGGGTAAGGAGCATGCCCTCACACTCCTGCCCCCTCCATGAGGGAAAGGTGAGGGTCGTCGAGGTCGTCGAGCCGAGCATCGAGGTTGCCGTAGAGCCAAGACTGGCAATAGCAGGCTCGGTGATAAAGCTCCACCTCGCGGACTGTAGCGACAAGGAAAAGGCGGATTTGTTCAGGCCGGAGGGCCTCTTCGACGGCGACAGCGTCAAAATAATAGAGGTACTCGACGACGTTGAGTGTGACGGTAAGACATACAAAGTCGTCAAGGTCATGCGCAAGAAGGACTGACCTCATTCTTTTTCCACTTTTGTGAAGGCAATTAGCTCTTCTCCTCCCGTGTTGATCTTGTAGGCATGTATCTTTCCGTCAAGGAAGTCCCTGATTGCCATCAGGATCTTTTCGCGCCTGATCAGAAGCTCCCGGGCTTCGTCAACACTCACCGCCTCAAACCTCAGCCTCTCCCCCGGCCGGCTCTGTGCAACGGTGGGAAGGTCTGCCGTTGCAACGACGGCTATCTTGGCGTAGCCACCGGTCGTCTGGGCGTCGCGCATCATGACTATCGGCTTTCCGCTGGCCGGTACTTGGACCGTTCCAGGTAGCAGGGGCTCCGTAACGATGTCCGCGCCCCTCTCGGAGTGTTCTATGGCCTTTCCATCGAGGCGGTAGCCCATCCTGTCGGACTCGGGAGTTACGGTATAGGACTCGCTCAGGAAGGTCTCTATCCCCTCTTCGGTGAAGTGGTCGAGGCCGGGGCCGAGGACGACGCGGACGGTCTTTTCCTTGGCGGAATAATCCGGCCTCAGCTCAGGAGGGAGGTACCTCCCATCCTTCCCTGTTAGTACCGCGTAGCCAAGGTTCAGCTTATCGCCAGCCTCCAGGGACTTTCCGAGATTCGCCTTCGGATAGGTCGAACAGCTCCCGAGGAGTGGCTTGCACTTTATCCCGCCGGCGAAGGCTATGTATCCGTAAAGTCCGCTCTTAAGCGTGCCGACCTCAAGGACATCTCCCCTCTTTGCCCAGTGGCTCGTCCACGGCTCAACAGGCACACCGTTGAGCTTCACCCCAACGTCGCCCGCAACCGCAAAGACTGCCGAGGCATTGAATCTAACCGTTGGGCCGGCCAGAAGGAACTCAAGGAGCGGAGCATCACCGGGGTTTCCGACGAGGTAGTTCGCCATCCTCGCGGAGTAATCGTCCATGAAGCCGGAAACCGGAACGCCGAGCTTTCGGTAGCCTCTCCTGCCTGAGTCCTGGACGGTTAGAAGCGAGGGCACTTTTAGGAGCTCAATCATTCCTTTCACCCCATTCACGCTCGTAGAGCTCCCTGAATTCATCTTCGTCTACTGGGACGAACCTCACCCTGTCCCCCGGCCGGAGAAGGGTTGGCGGCTCTTTCGATGGATCGAAGAGTCTGAGCGGAGTTCTCCCAATGAGCCTCCATCCACCGGGGCTTTCGAGGGGGTAGATGCCGGTCTGTTTCCCAGCTATCCCCACCGAGCCGGCAGGAACCTTTATCCTGGGCCTCTCAAGACGTGGCGTCGCTATGCGCTCGTCCATACCGCCGAGGTAGGCGAAGCCCGGCAGGAAGCCGAGGAAGTAGACGCGGTAGACCGGCCTGCTGTGGATTTCGATGATGTCATCAACCGTGAGGCCGTTGTGCTCTGCCACGAACTCGATATCCGGGCCGTATTTGCCACCATAAACGACGGGAACCTCGACGAGTCTGCCTTCAAAGCTCTCAATCCCCGCGTCCAGGAAACTTTTCACTGCATCTTCGACCTGGGTGTAGCTGGTTTTAATGGGGTCGTAGACCACCAAGAGGGAGGAGTAGGCCGGCACCACCTCCATGAGCCACTCAAAGCCCGCTTTCTCTATCGCCTTCGCGAGAGAATGTATTCTATCGTTCACTTCCTCGTATATAACCTCCCCGAAGGAAACCAAGAGAGCGGAATCACCGAGGGGTTTGAATTTCATGGTCTCACCGATAGGGAGGTTTCAGAATAGATAGCCCCTCAACCCTTTCGAAGTGCCTGATATTGCCCGTAACAACAGTCAGGCCATGAACTATTGCGGTTGCAGAGATTACCGCGTCGCCAAGATGGAGCCCATAATCCCTACGGATTTCCCCGGCGAGGATTGCTATCTCTGAATCAACTGGAATCACCTCAAAGTGTCTGAGGAGTTTGAGGACTTTTTCCCTCTTAACGGGGTCCTTGGTGTCCCTACCCGAGAAGAGCTCGGAGATGGTTATCACAGAGACAGCAAGGCCTTCTCCGGCCAGTTCGGTCAGGTACAGCTTTGCCTCTTTTACACCCCTCAGAACGTCTATCAGAACGTCAGTGTCCACTAGATACATCCCTGTCCCACTCCTCGCGCAGTTTTCTGACATTTACATCCTCTTCGAAGATTCCAAAGGCGTTTTCAAGGTCTCTTATGAACTCGTCTATCACGATGAGCTTCACACGTCTTTTCTCGGGGATGTTGGGCTTTTTGGTTGGCTTGAAAACGCCGTTTTCATAGACCGCCTCAATAACCTCCATTTCTCCCACCAAATACTCTTGCGTGCTTCCCATGTATAAACCTAACGAACTATCTCTTTCATCGGCACTACCCTAACGCCCTCTTCCTCAAGGACTCTTCTTATGTGGGCCGCAATTTCGACCGCTTTAGGATTGTCGCCGTGGACGCAGATGGTATCGGCTTTTAACTCGACCCACTCGCCGTTTATCGCCCTAACGCCACCATCCTTGACCATCGAGATAACGCGCTCGGCTATCTCATCTCTGTCGTGAATTACTGCCCCGGGTTTCGAGCGCGGGACGAGTGTTCCGTCCAGGTTGTATGCCCTGTCGGCGAAGACCTCGTGGGCTACCCTAACCCCCATCTCCTCCGCTATTTCAGCCGGCCTTGAGCCGGAGAGGGCCACGAAGATAAGCCCCCTATCGAAATCCGCTATCCCCCCGATGACGGCCCTCGCGAGTTCCTCCTCTCTAACCATGGCGTTGTAGAGCGCCCCGTGCGGCTTGACGTGCTGGAGCTCGATTCCTTCCGCCCTTGTAAACGCATAGAGCGCACCTATCTGGTAGAGGATGTAATTGCGAGCCTCCTCCGGAGTGAGCTTCATATACCTCCTGCCGAAGCCGAGAAGATCCGGATAGCCAGGGTGGGCACCAACCGCGACGCCCTTCTCCTTCGCGAGCTTCAAGGTTTTCCTCATGACCAGCGGGTCGCCGGCGTGCCAGCCGGTAGCTACGTTGGCGCTCGTGATGTAGTTCATGACTTCCTCATCTAGGCCTAACCTGTACCTCCCGAAGCTCTCTCCGAGGTCAGAGTTCAGGTCAACCCTCATCCGCACCACCAGCTTCATTTCGACGGAAATCTAAAAAAGGGTTTCTCCGAGTTTAGGTCATGAAGGTTCAGGTCATCGATGCGGCGGTCTTCATTCAGGGGTTCGATGTGGAGGGCGTTACGACGCCTAAGGTCGTCGATGAGGTGAAAGACCCGGAGTCGAGGCTTTTTCTGGAGGGATTGATAAGCGCGGGAAAGGTTAGGGTTTTCCAGCCATCGAGGGAGAGCATTGAAGCCGTGATGGGAGCGGCGAGAAAGACGGGCGAGTTAAACGAACTCAGCGAGGCCGACGTTGAGGTTCTTGCCCTGGCATACGAGCTTAAAGGAGTTCTCTTCACCGACGACTACAACCTGCAGAACATAGCGAAGACCTTAGGAATCGAGTTCAGAACCCTCAAGAGGGGAATTAAGCGGGTAATCCGCTGGAACTACGTCTGCATCGGCTGTGGGAAGCGTTTCTCAGAGATGCCGCCGGGGGGTGTCTGCCCGGACTGCGGAAGCCCGGTGAGGCTGATACCTAAGAGAAAACGAAAAAAGAAAACAAGAAAAAGTTAGCTTTCTGGAGTTTCTTCATCTTTCGGACAAACCCCAGTACGAGGGTTGCATCCCGAATTGAATAAAGGAAGCACCGTAACATCTGCATACATTGAGCTGAGCCAGTATTCGTTTCCACTGTACTCAAAGCGAACCGGGCTCTTGTAGAAGGTGCCAGAGACTTCTCTGTATCTGTGTTCGAGCCCTACCGTAATTCC comes from the Thermococcus thioreducens genome and includes:
- a CDS encoding transglutaminase-like domain-containing protein, which encodes MMGRFLAAFAIAFIVIIAGCLSATPETGTPESTAYQSTTSTTPFSTPTPGSSPATWTNPLVSWENVTVSLPGQDAELSCPGILWRYILRDALSCMLGREELEVISPLAEELKGEDLAQSAWNVLAWEGEWLSYDWEKAKQPFAKVIIYPDGREEVVEGQNNTIQTPYETIMRRTGICTDYTVLTDALLLAMNYSPVYAMAINLTDLGHATALVKINGWYFTLDQHLPPMDLGAYYRYWERQGSRIVNATLYEITPGEEKANVKVLGVVAGEEFLNQDYTMGDADARNLAVSMMNLLYEGFGLKADESLKSLSDGKLPRGYRAGWTWGVTYYNLADYYHPFFHEEYAEWLVSQMLSDQEFAGYVQKSDAVWIEVRIEGEDLILTIYLGSS
- a CDS encoding DEAD/DEAH box helicase, with amino-acid sequence MSFERLGLSEATLVAVREKGFETPTDIQREVIPRLLSGDVDIIGQSQTGTGKTAAFALPIIEAIDPKIRAVQAIILTPTRELALQVADEIKSLRGRKRVYVYAVYGGQPIGPQIRALERGTHVIVGTPGRVLDHIRRGTLDLSSVKFFILDEADRMLDMGFIDDIEAIFRETPRRKRVLMFSATMPPEIRRLARRYMKNHEVISVSSDELVPEMVDQEYVEVVPAWKFTVLKKILGNDFYGIVFCATKRETRELSERLRRAGYSAEALNGDMSQNARERTFWRFKTKRTRILVATDVAARGLDVQDISHIVNYSLPMTAEDYVHRIGRTGRMGKRGRAITFIMPGEFKRLRYIAQVVGVEIRKSELSEEIPREYRERYESDRSGYYGRSGRRNSRYPRNSRGYSKSSRGRW
- a CDS encoding DUF835 domain-containing protein, translated to MITYEHVKLLVEIVAFVSLTGALYLLIALRGVLKDILGTSTIRGVYIGGIIFWFGYLINVLNDVLTLRFLKILDDIVVAIGMVVIAYSTIWVKRQIVTRVKPRVVLEGESGLQSGAYLTKPMHPPDLLRLLSGKKLFAVTRSPQIYESLNVPYIWITNIDHPKAISPTRLAPLLHAIVKGADDNTFVILDGLHYLIVQNGFEATIKFLVSLKDALSEKSAGILLIVDPETLEKRHLAILEREFKWILR
- a CDS encoding rhomboid family intramembrane serine protease — encoded protein: MSLEKYFARYGKATFTLFLINVSVYVLESILSGNPLSISIEVLARLGQWNYAVLNYGWWWQLISAMFVHVGLLHIAFNMYFLLMMGRQLEGILGPKRLVMVYLVSGLAGNLLTLLLLPANSVSAGASGALFGIVGALILITGVVGGNMQGALINAFVLFLINSILPSVNVYAHLGGLLVGMAIGYYYGRQIKRHLMARMYGYGW
- a CDS encoding bifunctional fructose-bisphosphatase/inositol-phosphate phosphatase, which produces MEINTEIPWNEVALETAREVEKEVMPLFGTPKAGEAIGENVSGDVTKYVDKVAEDVVLSRLQPLGVNVVSEEIGFIDNGSNYTVIVDPIDGSYNFAAGIPIFAFSFAVFKGRKPIYGAIYEFVTKTFYEALPGEGAYMDGKPIRVRKPERGKEALSFYTRGRCLGLIERVKRVRVLGAIAVELTYLAKGALDGVLDIRNYVRTTDIAAGVLIAREAGAIVTDEAGRELELRLDATSKTNIIAVNDRYLLDMILEELENES
- a CDS encoding DUF63 family protein, which codes for MGLYEFFYEYFIRPIQENQGYNPVNTVVYAVILGVAVIILYRMLKRMGIKVDERFFSALIPYIILGPLMRSMTDVGILPRTYLTVSPGGYFVIAAFAIASLYVVWRHVGPEERFYPLYRDFGWVLLGGLVFVLVINLGKVNFNTEVFKYFIPALIIAEGFIWFVSKKLALVRDNSLLFYTHFYDATTTFVGIQFLGFWEQHVLARWLMDAFGTPAVIYPEKFLILLPIVWILDRWMKDEDPDLINFVKLTMFILGFGPGMRNLLIMLMGG
- a CDS encoding NAD(P)-dependent glycerol-1-phosphate dehydrogenase, encoding MHLMQLPREVLLGENLKGEAVNVAKRLGLGERALVLYGPRTKEIAGKDIEKSLRESFEVSALVIREASMEEVGRTLAKIEDDNTDWLIAVGGGSIIDVAKLASFKAGVPFISFPTTASHDGIASANASIKDLGTKTSVKAVPPVAVIADVRVIKTAPYRYLAAGVGDMISNLTAVKDWQLAHRIKGEYYSEYAASLSLMSAKMVIKNADIIRLGNEESVRKVVKGLISCGVAMSIAGSSRPASGAEHLFSHALDAIAPKPALHGEQVGVGAIIMAYLHGLRWEKIRETLKKVGAPTNAYELGIDPEYIIEALTIAHTIRPERYTILGKDGLTREAAEKAAKITGVI
- a CDS encoding UPF0179 family protein → MAIITLVGEKLARPGVEFIYYGPAEPCKTCKLAGVCVGNLEPGRRYKILRVRSMPSHSCPLHEGKVRVVEVVEPSIEVAVEPRLAIAGSVIKLHLADCSDKEKADLFRPEGLFDGDSVKIIEVLDDVECDGKTYKVVKVMRKKD
- a CDS encoding 5-oxoprolinase subunit C family protein, coding for MIELLKVPSLLTVQDSGRRGYRKLGVPVSGFMDDYSARMANYLVGNPGDAPLLEFLLAGPTVRFNASAVFAVAGDVGVKLNGVPVEPWTSHWAKRGDVLEVGTLKSGLYGYIAFAGGIKCKPLLGSCSTYPKANLGKSLEAGDKLNLGYAVLTGKDGRYLPPELRPDYSAKEKTVRVVLGPGLDHFTEEGIETFLSESYTVTPESDRMGYRLDGKAIEHSERGADIVTEPLLPGTVQVPASGKPIVMMRDAQTTGGYAKIAVVATADLPTVAQSRPGERLRFEAVSVDEARELLIRREKILMAIRDFLDGKIHAYKINTGGEELIAFTKVEKE
- the pxpB gene encoding 5-oxoprolinase subunit PxpB; the protein is MKFKPLGDSALLVSFGEVIYEEVNDRIHSLAKAIEKAGFEWLMEVVPAYSSLLVVYDPIKTSYTQVEDAVKSFLDAGIESFEGRLVEVPVVYGGKYGPDIEFVAEHNGLTVDDIIEIHSRPVYRVYFLGFLPGFAYLGGMDERIATPRLERPRIKVPAGSVGIAGKQTGIYPLESPGGWRLIGRTPLRLFDPSKEPPTLLRPGDRVRFVPVDEDEFRELYEREWGERND
- a CDS encoding type II toxin-antitoxin system VapC family toxin — its product is MYLVDTDVLIDVLRGVKEAKLYLTELAGEGLAVSVITISELFSGRDTKDPVKREKVLKLLRHFEVIPVDSEIAILAGEIRRDYGLHLGDAVISATAIVHGLTVVTGNIRHFERVEGLSILKPPYR
- a CDS encoding antitoxin family protein, with product MEVIEAVYENGVFKPTKKPNIPEKRRVKLIVIDEFIRDLENAFGIFEEDVNVRKLREEWDRDVSSGH